A stretch of DNA from Oceanispirochaeta sp.:
TAACGACATTCTTGCCCTTGGGTGATATATGAGAGTATTCCAGCAATTTCAAGATTCCATGGGGTGTACAGGGAAGAAAAGTATCCTGTTCCAGGATCATTTTCCCCACACTCATGGGATGAAAGCCATCTACATCCTTGGAGGGATCGATGGCAACGATGATCTTCTGCTCGTTTATATGATTTGGTAAAGGTAATTGAACAAGAATTCCGTCAATTTCCCTATCCTGATTCAATTCATCAATAAGCTTTAGCAAAGAACTTTCACTGGTATCTTCCGGAAGTCTGATATCCCTGGAGTACATGCCCAGATCATGACAACTTTTCTCTTTTGCTGAAACATAGGATCTGCTGGCTGGATCATCACCGATCAGCACAACAGCCAATCCAGGGATGACTCCGGATTTGTTCATTTCAGCGACTCTGATTGCCAAATTTTCTCTCAGATTGGCTGCGACCTCTTTTCCATCTATAATTATAGCCATATTAATGATTTCTCCTTGTAGTAACCTCGTTGAAGCTTTGTTGTTACTATGATATTATCAAACAAATTTTGAGAATGAGGAATACAATTGAATAAAAAGCACCCCTTTGTCTCATCCCTGTATTTTCTATTTATGCTGATTTTTATATTTTTTTCAATGCCTGGGTATGCTGAAGAAACAGCTGAAGAGGAAAAGCCTGCCAAAACCAGAATTGAATATCATACACTCGGAGATCAGGTCTTTGGAATTAGCGCCGGCCTTTTCATTCCACTGTATTTTAACAATCCCAATCTGAGCTGGAGCGATTCGGATGCCTTCACCTCGACAAATCTGTCATTGGGCGGAACAGGAGCACTCTATTATGGAGCCTTTCTGAATAATAACATTCAGCTGGGCATGGAAATCGGGGCTATGTTTGCCGGAAGTCCCAATAGTCATAATTTTTATATGATCCCCATAACCTTCAGGGGAACCTATGAATTACAGTTCAAGAGCAATCTTTTTACTGTGCCCCTTTATATAGGTGCAGGTATCAATATGACCTCCTATCTGGAAAGCTTCAATGTTGAAATGATCCTCAAACCCGGAGCCGGTTTTTATTGGAACTTCAATTCCAATTGGGCCTTTGGAACCAATGTAACTTACTGGTGGGT
This window harbors:
- the folD gene encoding bifunctional methylenetetrahydrofolate dehydrogenase/methenyltetrahydrofolate cyclohydrolase FolD, whose translation is MAIIIDGKEVAANLRENLAIRVAEMNKSGVIPGLAVVLIGDDPASRSYVSAKEKSCHDLGMYSRDIRLPEDTSESSLLKLIDELNQDREIDGILVQLPLPNHINEQKIIVAIDPSKDVDGFHPMSVGKMILEQDTFLPCTPHGILKLLEYSHISPKGKNVVIVGRSNIVGKPLSNLLFQKQAWGNATVTICHTATQNLKEETLRADILIAAAGRPEMITGDMIKPEAVVIDVGVNRVEDSSKKRGYRLVGDVAFNEACEKASYITPVPGGVGPMTITMLLFNTVKSAEARLS